From a single Lewinella sp. LCG006 genomic region:
- a CDS encoding SIS domain-containing protein: MNTKEIIRRTATQTLAIEIATLEMLLASINDDFVACVEAIYQAPGRLVVTGVGKSAIVAQKIVATLNSTGTPALFMHAADAIHGDLGMVRPYDLVLCLSKSGNTAEIKVLAPLVRNMGNLLIGMTSKEDSFLARQADFLLHTPITQEAEPNNLAPTASTTAQMAMGDALATALLAVRGFSPQDFAQYHPGGALGKQLYLRVSDLYPNNQRPLVKPGNTLQESILEITAKCLGATAVVDDEEKLCGIITDGDLRRMLEKGLNFTQLHAADVMHPQPRTILDTALAIHALEKMRSNSISQLIVVNEEGHYLGFVHLHDLIREGLI, from the coding sequence TTGAACACTAAAGAAATTATCCGCCGCACGGCAACACAGACCCTTGCTATTGAGATAGCAACCCTGGAGATGCTCCTTGCTTCTATCAACGACGATTTTGTTGCTTGTGTAGAGGCCATTTACCAAGCACCAGGGCGTTTGGTAGTGACCGGTGTTGGTAAAAGCGCGATTGTCGCTCAGAAAATTGTGGCTACGCTCAACTCTACAGGCACCCCCGCACTCTTCATGCACGCCGCTGATGCTATTCACGGAGATTTGGGCATGGTTCGCCCTTATGATTTGGTGCTTTGTTTGTCAAAAAGCGGGAATACCGCGGAAATAAAAGTCCTTGCCCCTCTGGTGCGTAATATGGGTAATTTACTTATTGGTATGACGAGTAAAGAAGACTCTTTCCTCGCTCGTCAGGCAGACTTTTTGCTCCACACGCCCATTACCCAGGAGGCAGAACCCAACAACCTCGCTCCTACCGCTAGCACTACGGCCCAAATGGCTATGGGCGACGCCTTAGCCACTGCCCTACTAGCCGTGCGGGGCTTTTCCCCACAAGATTTTGCACAATACCATCCCGGTGGTGCATTGGGCAAACAGCTTTACCTGCGGGTGAGCGACCTCTACCCCAACAATCAACGCCCATTGGTAAAACCAGGCAACACCCTACAGGAAAGTATTCTGGAAATAACCGCAAAATGCTTAGGTGCGACTGCCGTTGTAGATGATGAAGAAAAGCTCTGTGGTATTATCACCGACGGCGACTTACGCCGGATGCTCGAAAAAGGGCTCAACTTTACCCAGCTCCATGCGGCTGATGTCATGCATCCCCAACCACGTACCATTCTCGACACAGCATTAGCTATTCATGCTTTGGAAAAAATGCGTTCCAATAGTATTTCCCAACTCATCGTCGTCAATGAAGAAGGCCACTACCTGGGCTTTGTACACTTACACGACCTGATCAGAGAAGGGTTGATATAA
- a CDS encoding CotH kinase family protein, giving the protein MCCHRALLFFVMLSGLTAETLSAQVLINEICASNNASIEDEFGAFPDWIELYNAGENALNLAGYSLSDDPADPAKWSFPEIILEPDDWLLVFASDRNVVATNPHTNFKLSASGENVVLSNPAGLIVDQLNFPALSEDQSYGRLLDGSSQLALFTVPSPGSTNNDAIGSGFANSPEWITKGHFFATAKTIQLSHSNPEAMLFFTRDGSIPDTSSERYTGALQLDTTTALRVVAIVPDLLPSPVISRTFFINEDHQLPIMSVIGTPEDLWSWERGILVDGGPNAEEAWPHYGSNYWSEEEHPIHTEFFTADRELGIAFEADTKVHGGRGARTNPMKPLRILVKKKYGSSTVNYPFFPDRERTTYKRLILRNASGDYNNAHFRDAFLARYFIKNNLNLDVMAHRPVVLYVNGAFYGVANLREKSDEYYLLHNYGVATDQVDLLEEDTTVVLGDFVAFDSMYQYVMATDLREEANFQQAAAYFDVENIAEGFIVQSGLNNGDWLHNNIKYWRERSPEARWRYLIFDLDIAMGRHGWSAYYQNNLDSLLTPLVGSNKHVDLFLKLLENDNYRHYFINRYADLFNTIFRPEIFRREVDQTVAEIATEMPRHFDRWGWPGYDLWANERIPVLYEYLENRPEYAREDVRDYFGLPNEVKLRLQTYPPGAGTIQISTIEADELPWEGFYFNGVPVRLTIKPYPGYQFQHWQSEKTIISPDPAISIRYNFEEDDEIVAYFSDAPTEPQMEAYVNSEQELQVGLTLPDADEVSFSLFDTQGRLLQRFPEAYLPTGYNARNLPIPALPMGVYILTASGKSTHVSVKFVSTN; this is encoded by the coding sequence ATGTGTTGTCACCGAGCGCTCTTGTTTTTTGTGATGCTAAGTGGATTAACAGCAGAAACGCTGTCGGCCCAGGTGTTGATTAATGAAATATGCGCTAGTAACAATGCCTCTATTGAAGATGAATTTGGAGCGTTTCCCGACTGGATAGAACTTTATAATGCCGGAGAAAACGCGTTGAATCTAGCCGGTTATTCTCTGAGCGATGATCCCGCCGATCCGGCGAAATGGTCGTTTCCTGAAATCATCCTTGAGCCGGATGACTGGTTGCTTGTTTTTGCTTCTGATCGAAATGTAGTGGCCACCAACCCCCACACCAATTTTAAGCTATCAGCCAGTGGTGAAAATGTCGTTTTAAGTAATCCTGCTGGGCTTATTGTTGATCAACTCAATTTCCCCGCTTTATCAGAAGATCAAAGTTACGGTCGCTTGTTGGATGGTTCTTCTCAATTAGCACTTTTTACCGTTCCAAGTCCGGGCAGTACTAACAATGATGCCATCGGAAGCGGCTTTGCCAATTCGCCGGAATGGATAACCAAGGGGCATTTTTTTGCAACGGCTAAAACGATTCAACTTAGCCATTCTAACCCGGAAGCCATGCTGTTTTTTACCCGTGATGGAAGTATTCCAGATACTTCTTCCGAACGGTATACAGGTGCCCTACAGTTGGATACCACAACTGCTTTAAGGGTGGTCGCAATAGTTCCTGACTTACTGCCTTCTCCTGTAATAAGTCGTACTTTTTTTATCAATGAAGACCATCAACTACCCATCATGTCGGTGATAGGGACGCCAGAGGATCTATGGAGTTGGGAAAGGGGAATATTAGTAGATGGAGGGCCGAATGCTGAAGAAGCATGGCCTCATTATGGCTCCAATTATTGGTCGGAAGAAGAACATCCTATCCATACCGAATTTTTTACCGCTGATCGGGAATTGGGCATTGCCTTTGAAGCTGATACCAAAGTTCATGGTGGGCGAGGTGCCCGAACCAACCCCATGAAGCCTCTCCGAATATTGGTCAAGAAAAAATATGGTAGTAGCACGGTGAATTACCCATTTTTCCCCGATCGCGAGCGTACCACCTACAAACGACTCATCTTGAGGAATGCAAGTGGTGATTACAATAATGCGCATTTCCGGGATGCTTTTCTTGCCCGTTATTTTATTAAGAATAATTTAAACCTGGATGTAATGGCCCATCGTCCGGTAGTATTGTACGTCAATGGAGCGTTTTATGGCGTAGCCAATTTGCGGGAAAAATCAGATGAATATTACCTGTTGCATAACTATGGTGTCGCTACCGATCAAGTAGATTTGTTGGAAGAAGATACGACGGTAGTATTGGGTGATTTTGTCGCCTTTGACAGTATGTATCAATACGTAATGGCTACAGATTTAAGGGAAGAAGCCAATTTTCAGCAAGCAGCTGCTTATTTTGATGTAGAAAATATTGCGGAAGGCTTTATCGTGCAATCTGGGCTTAACAATGGCGACTGGTTGCACAATAACATCAAGTACTGGCGAGAAAGAAGCCCCGAGGCACGTTGGCGCTACCTTATTTTTGATCTGGATATTGCCATGGGACGACACGGCTGGTCTGCTTATTACCAAAACAACCTGGATAGCTTACTCACGCCGCTGGTAGGAAGCAACAAACACGTTGACCTTTTTCTGAAACTATTGGAGAATGATAACTATCGCCATTATTTTATAAATCGCTATGCCGATCTTTTTAATACCATTTTTCGTCCTGAAATATTCCGCAGAGAGGTTGACCAGACTGTGGCAGAAATAGCGACGGAGATGCCCCGCCATTTTGATCGGTGGGGTTGGCCAGGTTATGATCTTTGGGCCAACGAACGTATACCTGTGCTTTATGAATATTTGGAAAATCGCCCCGAATATGCTCGTGAAGATGTCAGGGATTATTTTGGTTTACCCAATGAAGTAAAACTGCGTTTGCAGACCTACCCTCCCGGTGCAGGTACCATTCAGATTAGTACCATAGAGGCAGATGAACTTCCCTGGGAAGGATTCTATTTCAACGGCGTGCCAGTACGATTGACGATTAAACCTTACCCGGGCTATCAGTTTCAGCACTGGCAATCGGAAAAGACCATAATCAGCCCAGACCCAGCGATCAGTATTCGCTATAATTTTGAGGAGGACGATGAGATAGTGGCCTACTTTTCGGATGCGCCAACGGAGCCGCAGATGGAAGCCTACGTCAATAGTGAGCAGGAATTACAGGTTGGGCTTACGCTCCCTGATGCGGATGAAGTGAGTTTTAGCTTGTTTGATACTCAAGGGCGTCTCTTGCAGCGTTTTCCAGAAGCCTATCTGCCTACGGGCTATAACGCACGAAATTTACCTATTCCTGCATTGCCAATGGGCGTATACATCCTCACTGCTAGCGGTAAAAGCACCCATGTGAGTGTGAAATTTGTATCCACGAATTGA
- a CDS encoding ROK family protein produces MGKVLFGIDLGGTKIEAAALNQDGTVLSRRRLPTEREKGYEHIIGQVKRVLELVSEEVGEAPTKLGIGTPGAIDPPTGLMKNSNTTVLNGKPFAKDLEKALGISVVMANDANCFAIAETLLGAGKAYATEDHLIFGVIMGTGVGGGIVINGKIWNGAQGIGGEWGHSFLDHSGGKCYCGQVGCVEMLISGTGLERYYQQTTGQERRLSTMISEYNAGTMDEYVNATVNRMIHFFGRGLANVIDILDPTAIILGGGLSNIDLLYTEGVESIRKQVFNPRLDTPILRPLLGDSAGVFGAAMLVR; encoded by the coding sequence ATGGGCAAAGTATTGTTTGGAATTGACTTAGGAGGTACAAAAATCGAAGCGGCAGCTTTAAATCAGGATGGTACCGTACTCAGCAGGCGTCGCCTGCCCACCGAACGTGAAAAAGGTTATGAGCATATTATCGGGCAGGTAAAACGCGTGCTGGAGCTGGTGAGCGAAGAAGTAGGTGAGGCACCAACTAAACTAGGTATTGGTACGCCAGGTGCAATTGATCCTCCGACGGGATTGATGAAAAATAGTAATACCACCGTCCTAAATGGGAAACCTTTTGCGAAAGACTTGGAAAAGGCACTAGGGATTTCCGTTGTGATGGCCAATGATGCCAATTGTTTTGCTATCGCTGAAACTTTGCTGGGAGCTGGCAAAGCGTACGCCACGGAAGATCACCTGATCTTTGGTGTTATTATGGGTACTGGCGTCGGTGGTGGGATAGTCATCAACGGAAAGATTTGGAATGGTGCCCAGGGTATTGGTGGTGAATGGGGACACAGCTTTTTGGACCACTCCGGCGGCAAGTGTTACTGTGGGCAAGTAGGTTGTGTGGAAATGTTGATTTCAGGGACGGGGCTGGAACGTTACTATCAGCAAACGACCGGACAGGAACGTAGGTTGTCAACCATGATCAGTGAATATAATGCTGGTACTATGGATGAGTATGTTAACGCTACGGTCAACCGAATGATTCATTTTTTTGGCCGCGGGCTAGCCAATGTGATTGATATTCTTGATCCTACGGCAATTATTCTAGGGGGAGGATTGTCAAATATTGATCTTTTGTACACAGAAGGTGTAGAGAGTATTCGTAAACAAGTTTTTAACCCACGCCTTGATACGCCTATCCTTAGACCCCTTCTGGGAGATAGTGCAGGCGTGTTTGGTGCGGCGATGTTGGTGAGGTAA
- a CDS encoding GMC family oxidoreductase — translation MTLPDYIIIGGGSAGCVLANRLSEDPATKVLLLEAGQPDLLPNITIPGAYGKLFHSSVDWSYWSEPQPHVGGRRMYLPRGKTLGGCSSTNAMAYVRGNRADYDHWAALGNNGWRFDEVLPYFKKSEDNAQLDQLDAGYHATGGLLHVSFADRFQTPYATAFLEACGHQGIARNNDYNGEEQAGASFFQFNIKQGKRQSTATAFLHPIKKRSNLVVITDAQVLEIILKNDRAVGVKAEVKKGHIMELKAKEVILCAGAFSSPQLLMLSGIGDPEVLDKQGIACKHELPGVGKNLQDHLFYAVSATTQQRQGLNHVTRPFSMAKAAWQWLAHKKGPLTIGPLEAVAFFNADDPGATVDTQFHFAPLHGGKGYDYDFYDMNTLPRQEDGFTILPSLLLPKSIGYVSLQDANPKRAPLVQPNFLSEEADLLHLIKAGKKALEILHDDAFKGLRKEQVAPLDSSSDEAWAEHIRRSVETIYHPVGTCKMGVDEMAVVDHELRIHGIEGLRVVDASIMPRIVRGNTNAPVIMIAEKAADMIKKR, via the coding sequence ATGACTCTCCCAGACTATATCATTATTGGAGGGGGTTCTGCCGGATGTGTCTTGGCAAATCGCCTCAGCGAAGATCCTGCTACCAAAGTTTTACTTCTAGAAGCAGGACAGCCTGACCTCCTACCAAATATTACCATTCCAGGAGCTTACGGCAAGTTATTTCACTCTTCCGTTGATTGGTCTTACTGGTCGGAGCCTCAACCCCATGTTGGTGGCCGAAGGATGTACCTCCCCAGAGGTAAAACACTAGGCGGCTGTAGTAGCACCAATGCCATGGCCTATGTTCGGGGCAACCGAGCCGATTATGACCACTGGGCGGCTTTGGGGAATAATGGCTGGCGTTTTGACGAAGTACTCCCCTATTTCAAAAAATCAGAAGACAATGCCCAGCTCGACCAACTCGATGCAGGATATCACGCTACTGGTGGTCTCTTGCACGTAAGCTTTGCAGACCGTTTTCAAACCCCTTATGCCACTGCTTTTTTAGAGGCTTGTGGCCATCAGGGTATCGCTCGGAACAATGACTACAACGGAGAGGAACAAGCGGGAGCTTCCTTCTTCCAGTTCAACATCAAACAGGGCAAACGGCAAAGTACCGCCACCGCTTTCCTGCATCCAATCAAGAAAAGGTCGAATCTGGTCGTCATCACCGATGCTCAGGTGCTCGAAATCATCCTGAAAAACGACCGAGCGGTAGGCGTAAAAGCAGAAGTAAAGAAAGGCCACATAATGGAGTTGAAAGCCAAAGAAGTGATACTTTGCGCAGGTGCTTTCAGTTCCCCTCAGTTGCTTATGCTTTCCGGCATTGGCGACCCTGAAGTGTTGGATAAACAAGGTATTGCGTGCAAGCATGAGCTTCCGGGTGTAGGGAAAAACCTCCAAGATCACCTCTTCTACGCCGTCAGTGCTACCACCCAGCAGCGGCAGGGATTGAACCATGTTACCCGACCCTTCTCCATGGCTAAAGCTGCCTGGCAGTGGCTGGCCCATAAGAAAGGTCCACTGACGATAGGCCCCCTGGAAGCCGTCGCTTTTTTCAACGCTGACGATCCTGGGGCCACCGTAGACACCCAATTTCACTTTGCCCCATTACACGGTGGCAAGGGGTATGACTACGATTTCTATGATATGAATACTTTACCCCGACAGGAAGACGGTTTCACTATTCTTCCCAGTTTGCTATTGCCCAAAAGTATTGGCTACGTAAGCTTGCAGGATGCCAATCCGAAGCGTGCCCCGCTCGTTCAGCCCAATTTTCTCAGCGAAGAAGCCGACCTTCTCCATCTTATCAAAGCAGGTAAAAAAGCGCTGGAAATTCTGCATGATGATGCCTTTAAAGGTTTACGTAAAGAACAAGTGGCTCCGCTCGACAGCTCTTCCGATGAGGCCTGGGCCGAACATATCCGCCGCAGTGTAGAAACCATCTATCACCCTGTAGGTACTTGTAAAATGGGTGTAGATGAAATGGCCGTAGTAGATCACGAACTAAGGATCCACGGCATTGAAGGCCTCCGGGTAGTCGATGCCTCTATCATGCCCCGAATTGTGAGAGGCAACACCAATGCTCCCGTCATCATGATTGCCGAGAAAGCGGCGGATATGATCAAAAAAAGATGA
- a CDS encoding SDR family NAD(P)-dependent oxidoreductase, with product MANRNILVVGGSSGIGFALVEELLAAGDNVYVWSREERDLAALPGVHHFAVDVLTDELPSQDLPETLHGFAYCPGSINLKPFRGLKPEQFREEMEINLIGAVRCLQAVERSFKKADQAAVVLFSTVAVQRGMAFHAGVAAAKGAIEGLTRSLAAEWAPKIRVNALAPSLTDTPLAAQLLANDEKRKAMAERHPLQKVATAMEVAKLAKYLLSDDAGFVTGQVIGIDGGKSTI from the coding sequence ATGGCAAATAGAAATATCCTTGTAGTTGGTGGGAGTTCCGGCATTGGATTCGCATTGGTAGAAGAATTATTAGCGGCAGGCGACAACGTCTACGTTTGGTCGCGGGAAGAACGTGACCTGGCAGCTTTGCCAGGGGTACATCATTTCGCTGTTGATGTATTAACCGACGAGCTTCCTAGCCAAGATTTACCAGAAACACTACATGGCTTTGCGTACTGCCCCGGCAGTATCAACCTCAAGCCATTTCGAGGGCTCAAGCCTGAACAGTTTCGCGAAGAAATGGAGATCAATCTCATCGGAGCTGTTCGCTGCCTGCAAGCCGTAGAACGCTCTTTCAAAAAAGCCGATCAGGCAGCGGTCGTTCTCTTTAGTACCGTTGCGGTACAACGCGGTATGGCCTTCCACGCTGGGGTGGCTGCGGCGAAGGGTGCTATAGAAGGGCTTACCCGCTCACTGGCAGCAGAATGGGCGCCAAAAATTCGTGTTAATGCATTGGCTCCCAGCCTTACAGACACGCCACTAGCAGCCCAGCTGTTGGCCAACGACGAGAAACGAAAAGCGATGGCCGAACGCCATCCGCTGCAAAAGGTAGCGACAGCAATGGAAGTTGCCAAACTAGCCAAATACCTCCTCAGTGATGATGCTGGTTTCGTCACAGGTCAAGTCATTGGTATCGACGGTGGGAAAAGCACCATTTAA
- a CDS encoding ParA family protein, producing MGKIISLLNHKGGVGKTTSTINIGAGMVELGKKVLLVDLDPQANLTLSLGIPRQPVTIYEAIRGESEATPYTVKPGLDVIISTLDLSSAEMELINEAGREYILREVFEPFREDYDFILIDCPPSLGLLTLNALTASDYVIIPLQTEFLAMQGLAKIKQVIQKVRLRLNKGLEIGGVMATMYDARKVLNRDVVETIKKYFGPLVFDTYIRDNVALAEAPAQRKDIFAYNRNSPGAQDYLELAQEIIVRSNK from the coding sequence ATGGGAAAGATAATTTCGCTGTTAAATCATAAAGGAGGAGTAGGAAAAACCACTAGTACCATTAACATTGGTGCTGGAATGGTAGAATTGGGTAAAAAGGTACTCTTGGTAGACCTCGACCCCCAAGCCAACCTGACCCTTTCACTCGGTATTCCAAGACAACCCGTTACTATTTACGAGGCCATCCGTGGCGAGTCGGAAGCAACGCCTTACACGGTGAAGCCAGGGCTTGATGTGATCATCTCTACACTGGATTTATCCAGTGCTGAAATGGAGCTGATCAATGAAGCGGGTCGGGAGTACATTCTCCGCGAGGTTTTTGAGCCCTTTCGGGAAGATTATGATTTCATTCTGATCGATTGCCCTCCTTCTTTGGGGCTGCTCACGCTGAATGCCCTTACGGCAAGTGACTACGTCATTATTCCTCTACAAACGGAGTTTCTGGCGATGCAGGGTCTGGCAAAAATCAAACAAGTCATCCAGAAAGTTCGCTTACGCCTGAACAAAGGACTGGAGATTGGAGGAGTGATGGCCACGATGTATGATGCCAGAAAAGTACTGAATCGGGATGTGGTGGAAACGATAAAAAAATATTTCGGGCCGCTGGTGTTCGATACTTATATCCGGGATAATGTTGCCTTGGCGGAAGCTCCGGCCCAACGAAAAGATATTTTTGCTTACAACCGAAACAGCCCCGGCGCGCAGGATTATCTTGAATTGGCACAGGAGATAATCGTACGTTCCAACAAGTAA
- a CDS encoding thioredoxin family protein, with product MKNILLLSLCLSLSMTTTAQGIDFFKGEWEAALEQARNQDKLIFVDAYATWCGPCKRMAADVFPDPQVGAFYNRNFISLKLDMEAPENAAFRARYPVAAFPTLYYISPDGEVVQSVKGAQSVDQFISTGEKALALSEPTGDYAEQYADGDRSPELVYKYVRSLIRNGESHLKVANDYLRSQEDLNSPENLQFIMLAATEADSRIFTMMTEHKKEIIAANSEDLYYSQVFSACQATATKSIEYSSVDLLEEAWGKIEQYYPEKAEKFKYDTEMAYALAHRDGKTFAKAARGYAKDIIAGDATKLNEFALRIANDFEADKDVLDVAQYAATEAIKYNSDTFRHYYTLAIVENKMGNTKQALAAARKALVLAEADTPNAVRMLTAFIETLERQG from the coding sequence ATGAAAAATATCCTTTTACTTAGCTTGTGCCTAAGTCTTAGCATGACGACGACCGCGCAAGGCATTGATTTCTTTAAAGGGGAGTGGGAAGCTGCTTTAGAGCAAGCCCGCAACCAGGACAAACTCATTTTTGTAGATGCCTACGCCACTTGGTGTGGCCCGTGTAAGCGAATGGCTGCTGACGTTTTTCCCGACCCCCAGGTAGGTGCTTTTTACAACCGCAATTTCATTTCCCTTAAGCTCGACATGGAGGCACCTGAGAATGCTGCTTTCAGAGCGCGGTACCCGGTAGCGGCCTTCCCTACGCTTTATTACATTAGCCCCGACGGCGAAGTTGTTCAAAGCGTAAAGGGCGCACAGAGTGTAGATCAATTCATCAGTACCGGAGAAAAAGCCCTCGCTTTATCCGAACCAACAGGAGACTATGCCGAACAATACGCTGATGGCGACCGTAGCCCAGAACTGGTTTACAAATATGTCCGTTCGCTGATTCGTAATGGAGAATCTCATTTGAAGGTTGCCAATGACTACCTCCGCAGCCAGGAAGACCTCAACAGCCCTGAGAACTTGCAGTTTATCATGCTGGCAGCTACCGAAGCCGATAGCCGCATTTTCACCATGATGACGGAGCACAAAAAAGAAATCATTGCTGCCAATTCTGAAGACCTCTATTACAGCCAGGTTTTTTCAGCTTGTCAGGCTACCGCCACCAAATCGATCGAATACAGCAGTGTCGATCTGCTCGAAGAAGCATGGGGAAAAATTGAGCAATACTATCCTGAGAAAGCGGAAAAATTCAAGTACGATACAGAAATGGCCTATGCCCTTGCGCACAGGGATGGAAAGACTTTTGCCAAAGCAGCCCGCGGTTATGCCAAAGACATTATTGCTGGCGATGCAACGAAACTCAATGAGTTTGCCCTACGCATAGCCAACGATTTTGAAGCCGACAAGGATGTCCTTGATGTGGCGCAGTATGCAGCTACCGAAGCCATCAAGTACAACAGTGACACCTTCCGTCATTATTATACTTTGGCCATTGTAGAGAATAAAATGGGGAACACCAAGCAAGCATTGGCCGCGGCCCGCAAGGCACTGGTACTCGCTGAAGCTGATACCCCCAATGCCGTGCGAATGCTTACCGCCTTCATCGAAACATTAGAAAGACAAGGCTAA
- a CDS encoding Uma2 family endonuclease, with protein MGEPKLAYHTIEEYLAQEEIAEFKSEYEDGTIRAMSGGSLDHSIIGGNIITQLQSQIKKKGLNCIPFNGDARVYIDNANSFVYPDASVTCGDVEVSEEDKNAYTNPILVVEVLSKSTGSYDRGDKFHKYCSLPSFKEYVLIDQYKPVVDVLYKEGSDYWKMVTTIGLDKSIYLHTLDTYISMQDIYQNARELQEPNF; from the coding sequence ATGGGAGAACCAAAATTAGCATATCATACCATCGAAGAATATCTGGCACAAGAAGAAATTGCCGAATTCAAAAGCGAATATGAAGATGGCACTATTCGGGCGATGAGTGGTGGAAGTTTAGATCATAGCATCATTGGTGGGAACATTATTACCCAGCTGCAATCGCAGATTAAAAAGAAGGGGTTAAATTGTATTCCATTCAATGGAGACGCCAGAGTTTATATTGATAACGCTAATTCTTTTGTCTACCCAGATGCTTCGGTGACTTGTGGAGATGTAGAAGTAAGCGAAGAAGACAAAAATGCTTACACCAATCCCATTTTGGTAGTAGAAGTGCTCTCAAAATCTACCGGGAGCTACGATCGGGGGGACAAATTTCATAAGTACTGTTCGCTCCCTTCTTTTAAAGAATACGTATTGATCGATCAATACAAGCCAGTCGTGGATGTACTCTACAAAGAAGGGAGCGATTATTGGAAAATGGTCACCACTATTGGATTAGATAAAAGCATTTATCTGCATACCTTGGATACTTATATTAGTATGCAGGACATCTACCAGAACGCCCGCGAATTGCAGGAGCCTAATTTTTAG
- a CDS encoding NAD+ synthase, which translates to MKIAIAQINLHIGNFSGNLARMRKAIAEAKAQGADIVLLPELSTVGYPPRDFLEFQDFIAQAEGVVEALKADAQGIAVVLGSLTVNPVPEGKDLYNSAYFLADGEVLAVQHKTLLPTYDIFDEYRYFEPAHEWQIVEYKGQRIALTICEDIWNVGNENPLYKVCPMDELIGQKPDFMLNLSASPFSFDHAKDRVHVLRANVERYDLPIFYTNIVGAQTEVIFDGGSLVMSPNGEVYDELPYFEECVRTYELGDVKACKSPKGEQPRDKMTLIHDAIVMGLRDYFGKLGFKRTILGLSGGIDSAVVAVLAARALDPDNVRCILMPSQFSSDHSVNDARQLAENLGAQYDIIPIESIYESYQEALRPHFWGKDFNITEENLQARTRGMLLMAFSNKFGNILLNTSNKSEMAVGYGTLYGDMCGGLSVIGDLYKTEVFELARFMNKDGEVIPENIITKPPSAELRPDQKDSDSLPDYAILDEVLFQYIEKRKGPKEIIAQGFDEALVRRILRLVNINEFKRYQTAPVLRVSNKAFGMGRRLPIVAKYLN; encoded by the coding sequence ATGAAAATAGCTATTGCGCAAATCAACCTTCACATTGGGAATTTTTCTGGCAACCTCGCACGTATGCGTAAGGCTATTGCGGAAGCAAAAGCACAGGGAGCAGATATTGTACTCTTACCAGAGTTATCCACCGTAGGTTATCCTCCCCGTGATTTTTTGGAGTTTCAAGATTTCATTGCGCAAGCAGAAGGCGTTGTAGAGGCATTGAAAGCAGACGCGCAAGGCATAGCGGTAGTATTAGGATCACTGACGGTAAACCCCGTTCCTGAAGGGAAAGATCTCTATAATTCTGCCTACTTTTTGGCGGATGGGGAGGTACTGGCTGTACAGCATAAAACGCTCTTGCCGACCTACGACATCTTTGATGAATACCGCTATTTTGAGCCAGCTCACGAATGGCAAATTGTGGAGTACAAAGGCCAGCGCATAGCCCTCACGATATGTGAAGACATCTGGAATGTGGGGAATGAAAACCCGCTGTATAAGGTTTGTCCCATGGATGAGTTGATCGGTCAAAAGCCTGATTTTATGCTCAACCTTTCGGCATCGCCTTTCTCTTTTGACCATGCCAAGGATCGGGTACACGTTTTGCGTGCGAATGTGGAACGCTACGATTTGCCCATCTTTTACACCAATATTGTTGGCGCACAAACCGAAGTCATATTCGATGGTGGATCATTGGTGATGTCTCCTAATGGAGAAGTCTATGACGAGCTTCCTTACTTTGAGGAGTGTGTCCGCACCTATGAGTTGGGCGATGTAAAGGCATGCAAATCTCCCAAAGGCGAGCAGCCGCGCGATAAGATGACTTTGATCCACGACGCCATCGTGATGGGGCTAAGGGATTACTTTGGTAAACTTGGCTTCAAGCGCACCATCCTCGGCCTTTCCGGAGGGATTGATTCGGCGGTGGTAGCGGTACTCGCAGCTCGGGCGCTAGACCCAGATAACGTGCGCTGTATATTGATGCCCTCCCAGTTTAGCAGCGACCATTCGGTGAACGATGCACGTCAGTTGGCGGAAAATTTGGGCGCTCAGTACGATATTATTCCGATAGAAAGCATTTACGAAAGTTATCAGGAAGCGCTGCGTCCTCATTTCTGGGGCAAGGATTTCAATATTACCGAAGAGAACCTACAGGCGCGTACCCGTGGGATGTTGTTGATGGCTTTCAGCAATAAATTCGGCAATATCTTGCTCAATACGTCCAACAAAAGCGAAATGGCAGTAGGGTATGGTACCCTCTATGGTGATATGTGTGGCGGACTGAGTGTGATCGGTGATTTGTATAAAACAGAGGTCTTTGAACTGGCTCGTTTTATGAACAAAGATGGGGAGGTAATTCCTGAAAATATCATCACTAAACCACCTTCAGCAGAGCTTCGTCCAGATCAAAAAGACAGTGATAGCCTACCTGATTACGCCATCCTGGATGAGGTGCTGTTTCAATACATTGAAAAAAGAAAAGGTCCTAAAGAAATCATTGCGCAGGGATTTGACGAGGCCTTGGTGCGCCGCATTCTGCGCCTCGTAAACATCAACGAGTTCAAGCGCTACCAGACCGCCCCCGTACTCCGTGTAAGCAACAAAGCCTTCGGGATGGGCCGCCGTTTGCCGATAGTGGCGAAGTATTTAAATTGA